The Clostridioides difficile genome has a segment encoding these proteins:
- a CDS encoding 4-hydroxybutyrate CoA-transferase, with translation MNWRELYQSKLCTAIEAVKHIKDGDTVVFAHCVGEPPALVEAMIENAKQYKNVEIKHMVSLGSGGYTGEGMETHFRVNPMFVSGNVRKAIENGDGDFTPAFFHEVPKLIREKRLKCDVVLAQVTPPDEHGYCSLGTSVDYTYEAIKTAKTVIVQVNDQFPRTYGEVVHVSEFDYIVEKSQPLYELQPAKIGEVEEAIGKNCASLIEDGSTLQLGIGGIPDAVMLFLTDKKDLGIHSEMISDGTLALYEEGVINGKYKNFDKEKMTVTFLMGTKKLYDFANNNPVVEVKPVDYVNHPAVIMKQHKMVSINSAIQVDLMGQVVAEAMGLRQFSGVGGQVDFIRGVSMGEDGKAIIAMPSITTKKDGTVISKIVSIVDEGAPITTSRNDIDYVVTEYGIAELKGKSLRERARNLINIAHPSVRESLALEFEKRFKEKY, from the coding sequence TTGAATTGGCGAGAATTGTATCAAAGTAAGTTATGTACTGCTATAGAGGCTGTAAAACATATTAAAGATGGGGATACAGTAGTATTTGCACATTGTGTAGGGGAGCCTCCTGCACTAGTAGAGGCTATGATTGAAAATGCAAAACAGTATAAAAATGTTGAGATTAAGCATATGGTAAGTCTAGGGAGTGGTGGATATACTGGAGAGGGAATGGAAACTCACTTTAGAGTAAATCCAATGTTTGTAAGTGGAAATGTAAGAAAGGCAATTGAAAATGGAGATGGAGATTTTACTCCTGCATTCTTTCATGAAGTACCAAAATTAATTAGAGAAAAAAGATTAAAATGTGATGTTGTTTTAGCACAGGTAACTCCACCAGATGAACATGGGTATTGTAGCCTAGGGACATCAGTTGACTATACCTACGAAGCTATTAAAACTGCTAAAACAGTAATTGTTCAAGTAAATGACCAATTTCCTAGAACTTATGGTGAAGTAGTTCATGTATCAGAGTTTGATTATATAGTTGAAAAGTCACAACCTTTATATGAACTGCAACCTGCAAAGATTGGAGAAGTAGAAGAAGCAATAGGTAAAAACTGTGCTTCTCTAATTGAAGATGGCTCTACTTTACAACTTGGAATTGGCGGGATTCCAGATGCAGTTATGCTATTTTTAACAGATAAAAAAGATTTAGGAATTCATTCAGAAATGATTTCAGATGGAACCTTAGCTCTTTATGAAGAAGGTGTTATAAATGGTAAATATAAAAATTTTGATAAAGAAAAAATGACAGTTACATTTTTAATGGGAACTAAAAAATTATATGACTTTGCAAATAATAACCCAGTAGTTGAAGTGAAGCCTGTAGACTATGTAAATCATCCAGCAGTTATAATGAAACAACATAAAATGGTTTCTATAAATTCTGCTATACAAGTTGATTTGATGGGACAGGTAGTTGCAGAGGCAATGGGTCTTAGACAATTTAGTGGAGTTGGAGGTCAAGTTGACTTCATACGTGGAGTATCTATGGGAGAAGATGGAAAGGCAATTATAGCCATGCCTTCAATAACAACAAAGAAAGATGGTACAGTGATTTCAAAAATTGTTTCAATTGTTGATGAAGGTGCTCCTATAACAACATCTAGAAATGATATTGACTATGTTGTAACAGAGTATGGAATAGCAGAGCTAAAAGGAAAATCTCTTAGAGAAAGAGCAAGAAACTTAATCAATATTGCTCATCCAAGTGTAAGAGAAAGTCTAGCACTAGAGTTTGAAAAAAGATTTAAAGAGAAATATTAA
- a CDS encoding 5-bromo-4-chloroindolyl phosphate hydrolysis family protein yields the protein MYKSENFSKKSVLINSFLSKFLKIVGWGLVGLFTLSALVLSTISIIIGWAVILPIQVCALFLIIGGVCIFKGKRLGDQISRYKKYCTIISNKNIIPVEFIAESTSKPLKFIIKDVQKMIDKNYFINTYIDKRNNQIVLTNEDGVPPKYEDVVYEVEEEEIENSNEVDTIIKKGMDYLRQIKEANENIKSESMCSKIVQVEDVTSKIFDVVKHDPSKLIQIQKFMDYYIPTTLKLLNSYHILEEQGIDRENITTTMESIESTMSTIVVAFENQLDSLFEDEAIDISTDITVLENMLVQEGLTGGKF from the coding sequence ATGTATAAATCAGAGAATTTTTCTAAAAAATCTGTATTAATAAATTCGTTTTTAAGTAAATTTTTAAAGATAGTTGGATGGGGTTTAGTAGGCCTATTTACACTATCAGCGTTAGTGTTGTCAACTATTTCCATTATAATTGGATGGGCAGTTATACTCCCTATTCAAGTATGTGCTTTATTTTTAATAATAGGTGGGGTTTGCATTTTTAAAGGTAAAAGATTGGGAGACCAAATTTCTCGTTATAAAAAATACTGTACAATCATAAGCAATAAAAATATTATTCCAGTAGAATTTATTGCAGAAAGTACATCAAAACCATTAAAATTTATAATAAAAGATGTACAAAAGATGATAGATAAAAATTACTTTATAAATACTTATATTGATAAAAGAAACAATCAAATTGTCTTGACAAATGAAGATGGAGTTCCACCAAAATATGAAGATGTAGTATATGAAGTTGAAGAAGAGGAAATTGAGAATAGTAATGAAGTTGATACAATTATTAAAAAAGGAATGGACTATTTGAGACAAATAAAGGAAGCTAATGAAAATATTAAATCAGAATCAATGTGCAGTAAAATTGTACAAGTAGAAGATGTTACAAGTAAAATATTTGATGTTGTAAAACATGACCCATCAAAACTTATTCAGATACAAAAATTTATGGATTATTATATTCCAACTACTTTGAAGCTTTTAAATTCGTATCATATATTGGAAGAACAAGGAATAGATAGAGAAAATATAACAACAACTATGGAGAGTATTGAAAGTACAATGAGTACAATTGTAGTGGCTTTTGAAAACCAATTGGATTCTCTATTTGAGGATGAAGCTATTGACATATCTACAGATATTACTGTTTTAGAAAATATGTTAGTTCAAGAGGGATTAACAGGTGGAAAGTTTTAA
- a CDS encoding toxic anion resistance protein translates to MNNLDDIPVMPTLTLDPFGEETKTNDINNSDLLMKKNEKDPEEEKLSEAERKMVKEFAEKIDITNTNMILQYGAGAQKKVAGFSETALKSVKTRDLGEVGDMLTNLVTDLKSFSADEKEQGGFLGIFKKANNKISNLKTKYDSAEVNVDKVSKELQKHQVKILKDIAMLDKMYELNLAYSKELTMYIIAGKQRLKDMKELEMPKLRERASLSGSTEDAQSVNDMVSLCDRFEKKIHDLELTRMVSLQMAPQIRLVQNSNNLMAEKIQSTIVNTIPLWKNQIVLALGISHLNQAMKAQREVSNMTNELLLKNAETLKMGTIETAKESERGIVDIDTIKKTNQSLISTIDEVVKIQNDGRIKRQEAEVELSKIESELKSKLLEFTVK, encoded by the coding sequence ATGAATAATTTAGATGATATACCAGTTATGCCAACACTGACACTTGACCCATTTGGTGAAGAAACAAAAACAAATGATATAAATAATTCTGACCTATTAATGAAAAAGAATGAAAAAGACCCAGAAGAAGAAAAACTATCAGAAGCTGAGCGTAAAATGGTAAAAGAATTTGCAGAAAAAATAGATATTACAAATACAAATATGATTTTGCAATATGGAGCTGGGGCTCAAAAAAAGGTGGCAGGATTTTCGGAAACCGCTTTAAAGAGTGTTAAAACTAGAGATTTGGGCGAAGTTGGTGATATGCTTACAAATCTAGTTACTGATTTGAAATCATTTTCAGCTGATGAAAAAGAACAAGGTGGCTTTTTAGGAATTTTTAAAAAGGCAAATAATAAAATTTCAAATTTAAAAACTAAGTATGATAGTGCAGAAGTAAATGTAGACAAAGTAAGCAAAGAACTTCAAAAGCATCAAGTTAAAATATTGAAAGACATAGCAATGCTTGATAAAATGTATGAATTAAACTTAGCTTATTCAAAAGAGCTTACGATGTATATTATAGCAGGGAAACAAAGGCTAAAAGACATGAAAGAACTTGAGATGCCAAAATTAAGAGAAAGAGCAAGCTTATCTGGTTCAACAGAAGATGCTCAATCTGTAAATGATATGGTTTCACTTTGTGACCGATTTGAAAAGAAGATTCATGACTTAGAATTAACTAGAATGGTATCACTTCAAATGGCTCCACAGATAAGATTGGTTCAAAATAGCAATAATCTAATGGCAGAAAAAATTCAATCTACTATAGTAAACACTATTCCATTATGGAAAAATCAAATAGTACTTGCCCTAGGAATATCTCATTTGAATCAAGCTATGAAAGCACAGCGTGAAGTTAGTAATATGACAAATGAACTTCTACTAAAGAATGCAGAAACATTGAAGATGGGAACAATAGAAACAGCCAAAGAATCAGAAAGAGGCATTGTAGATATAGATACAATTAAAAAAACTAATCAATCTTTAATATCAACTATTGATGAAGTAGTTAAGATACAAAATGACGGTAGAATAAAGAGACAAGAAGCAGAAGTTGAATTATCAAAAATAGAAAGTGAACTTAAAAGCAAGCTTCTTGAATTTACAGTTAAATAA
- a CDS encoding 4-hydroxybutyrate dehydrogenase produces the protein MEALRVVPKIFYFDTFKEFNEEFKIGKNDLVITNEFIYEPYMKPLGIDTNLIFQEKFGTGEPSDEMIDSMTKEMKKYNFDRIIAFGGGTIVDICKILALDVPEKSIDLFEGEVAPKKVKELVVVPTTCGTGSEVTNVAIAELKAKHTKKGLAVEETYADYAVLIPESVKGLPYKFFVTSSVDALIHAIESYLSPKASPFTEMYSLQAIKMIMDGYKKIVDKGEEERFNHLKDFVLASNYAGIAFGNAGCAAVHALSYSIGAAFHVAHGEANYQFFTEVFKMYSRKNPNGKITQCTKILADALECDSDCDVYGELEKFLNKLITKKSLKEYGMVESQIDEFTDSTIANQQRLLANNYVELSREEIREIFANLY, from the coding sequence ATGGAAGCACTTAGAGTAGTTCCAAAAATATTTTATTTTGATACATTTAAAGAATTCAATGAAGAATTTAAAATCGGAAAAAATGATTTAGTAATTACAAATGAATTTATATATGAACCATATATGAAACCTCTTGGAATAGATACCAATCTAATTTTTCAAGAAAAATTTGGAACAGGTGAACCATCTGATGAAATGATAGATTCTATGACAAAAGAAATGAAGAAATACAATTTTGATAGAATTATCGCATTTGGAGGAGGTACAATAGTTGATATATGCAAGATATTAGCACTTGATGTTCCAGAGAAGTCTATTGACTTATTTGAAGGAGAAGTAGCACCTAAAAAAGTAAAAGAATTGGTGGTAGTTCCTACAACATGTGGTACAGGAAGTGAAGTAACAAATGTAGCTATTGCAGAGTTAAAAGCTAAGCATACTAAAAAGGGTCTCGCAGTAGAGGAAACTTATGCAGATTATGCAGTATTAATTCCAGAATCAGTAAAAGGATTGCCTTATAAATTTTTTGTAACAAGCTCAGTGGACGCTCTTATACATGCTATTGAGTCTTACCTATCTCCAAAAGCAAGCCCATTTACAGAGATGTATTCTTTACAGGCTATAAAAATGATTATGGATGGCTATAAAAAGATTGTGGATAAAGGAGAAGAAGAGAGATTTAATCATCTTAAGGACTTTGTGCTTGCATCAAATTATGCAGGAATTGCTTTTGGAAATGCTGGTTGTGCAGCAGTGCATGCTTTATCTTATTCGATAGGGGCAGCTTTCCATGTTGCACATGGTGAAGCAAATTATCAGTTTTTTACTGAAGTATTTAAGATGTACTCTAGAAAAAATCCTAATGGTAAGATTACACAATGTACAAAAATTTTAGCAGATGCTCTAGAATGTGACTCTGATTGTGATGTTTATGGAGAATTAGAGAAATTCTTAAATAAATTAATAACTAAGAAATCTTTAAAAGAGTATGGTATGGTGGAAAGCCAGATAGATGAATTTACTGATAGCACAATAGCCAATCAACAGAGATTACTTGCAAACAATTATGTAGAACTTAGTAGAGAAGAAATAAGAGAGATATTTGCAAATCTTTATTAA
- the abfD gene encoding 4-hydroxybutyryl-CoA dehydratase/vinylacetyl-CoA-Delta-isomerase, with product MALMTGAQYIESLRKLNTKVYMFGEEVKNWVDHPMIRPSINCVAATYDLAHDPEYADLMTVTSNITGEKINRFGHLHQSTDDLIKKVKMQRLCGQKTASCFQRCVGMDAFNAVYSTTFECDKAHGTNYHDNFVKYLTYIQENDLVVDGAMTDPKGDRALSPSAQPDPDMFLHIVERREDGIVVRGAKAHQTGSINSHEHLIMPTISMTEADKDYAVSFAVPSDAEGVFMIYGRQSCDTRKLEEGADVDLGNKEFGGQEALVVFDNVFVPNDRIFLCGEWDYSGMLVERFAGYHRQSYGGCKVGVGDVIIGAAALAADYNGANKASHIKDKLIEMTHLNESLYCCGIACSSEGHKTEAGNYQIDLLLANVCKQNVTRFPYEIVRLAEDIAGGLMVTMPSEKDFKSDVKVGTSGMTIGEVCNKYFKASSVASTEERMRILRFLENICLGSSAVGYRTESMHGAGSPQAQRIMISRQGNINQKKELAKTIAGIKKEKALNL from the coding sequence ATGGCATTAATGACAGGAGCTCAATATATTGAAAGTTTGAGAAAATTAAATACTAAAGTTTATATGTTTGGTGAAGAGGTTAAAAATTGGGTTGACCATCCAATGATTAGACCATCTATAAATTGTGTAGCAGCTACTTATGATTTGGCACATGACCCAGAATATGCAGATTTAATGACAGTTACTTCAAATATTACAGGAGAAAAAATAAATAGATTTGGTCATCTTCATCAAAGTACTGATGACTTGATAAAAAAAGTTAAAATGCAAAGACTATGTGGTCAAAAAACAGCTTCTTGTTTCCAAAGATGTGTAGGTATGGATGCTTTTAATGCGGTATATTCAACAACATTTGAGTGTGACAAAGCACATGGAACTAATTATCATGATAATTTTGTAAAATACTTAACTTATATACAAGAAAACGATTTAGTAGTTGATGGAGCTATGACTGACCCTAAAGGAGATAGAGCATTATCACCTAGTGCTCAACCTGACCCAGATATGTTCCTTCATATAGTTGAAAGAAGAGAAGATGGAATAGTAGTAAGAGGAGCAAAAGCACATCAAACTGGCTCAATAAATTCACATGAACATCTTATAATGCCTACTATAAGTATGACTGAAGCAGATAAAGACTATGCTGTATCATTTGCAGTTCCTTCAGATGCTGAGGGTGTGTTTATGATTTATGGAAGACAATCTTGTGACACTAGAAAATTAGAAGAGGGAGCAGATGTTGATTTAGGAAATAAGGAGTTTGGAGGTCAAGAAGCTCTAGTAGTATTTGACAATGTATTTGTTCCAAATGATAGAATTTTCTTATGTGGAGAATGGGATTACTCTGGTATGTTGGTAGAAAGATTTGCTGGATATCATAGACAAAGTTATGGTGGATGTAAAGTTGGAGTAGGTGATGTAATAATAGGGGCAGCAGCTTTAGCAGCTGATTACAATGGAGCAAACAAAGCTTCTCATATAAAAGATAAATTAATAGAAATGACTCACCTTAATGAAAGCTTATATTGTTGTGGTATAGCATGTTCATCAGAAGGACATAAGACAGAGGCTGGAAACTATCAAATAGATTTACTTCTTGCAAATGTGTGTAAACAAAATGTAACTAGATTCCCTTATGAAATAGTAAGACTTGCAGAAGATATAGCTGGTGGGCTTATGGTTACTATGCCTTCAGAAAAAGACTTTAAGTCAGATGTCAAAGTTGGAACAAGTGGAATGACAATTGGTGAAGTATGTAATAAATATTTTAAAGCTTCTTCAGTAGCTTCAACAGAAGAAAGAATGAGAATATTAAGATTCTTAGAAAATATATGCCTTGGTTCATCTGCTGTTGGTTATAGAACTGAGTCAATGCATGGAGCAGGTTCACCACAAGCACAAAGAATAATGATTTCAAGACAAGGAAACATAAATCAGAAGAAAGAATTAGCTAAGACAATCGCAGGAATAAAAAAAGAGAAAGCTCTAAATTTATAG